One stretch of Armigeres subalbatus isolate Guangzhou_Male chromosome 2, GZ_Asu_2, whole genome shotgun sequence DNA includes these proteins:
- the LOC134215017 gene encoding islet cell autoantigen 1-like protein, translating to MLKSEFQHQFWVTKKAVQRKLGSKEDENIVASDGELDAKIELFQSVADSSRQLYRIIDQYQERVCILAQEENSLGKFLREVSKECPTTGKLMSNTGKAISYCGQQRITIRVPLLRLHHDVQTFKGRAVVDTQKTLQQMERERTEYRAALSWMKSVSIQLDPDTGRGLEKFRKAQRHVKTAKTKFDKYSLDCLEKIDLLAAARCNMFSHALVGYQNSMLQFAKKSNETYKTALKSLSKDPHYNFSILKELTQANPNTKEEETEGQDQVDKPADDDQMLFFQDEFKDEDVEKKPNEAKPTSFNPDDDDQLLSENPAATNLLSDIPQLDLNNELKSRTDPTSASADLLGLTMDDEFSDFLSSPAPFMPSTLLTNPETIIPSTLDHISDLEQFPAPMNPKSEKTSRDMFETILSRIPRSSNANGVVASGHAPDAKKSHKDGKTGKDLSGWYQLFAELDPLSNPDAIPSKADVPNNSLAA from the exons ATGTTGAAGTCCGAATTCCAGCATCAATTTTGGGTCACCAAAAAGGCGGTCCAACGGAAGCTCG GCTCAAAAGAGGATGAAAATATAGTCGCTTCTGATGGAGAGCTCGACGCGAAAATTGAGCTATTCCAATCGGTGGCGGACAGTTCTCGGCAACTGTACCGCATCATCGACCAATATCAGGAAAGGGTATGCATACTAGCTCAGGAGGAAAACTCGTTGGGAAAATTCCTGCGCGAGGTCAGCAAGGAATGTCCCACCACGGGTAAACTGATGTCCAACACGGGCAAGGCAATCTCCTACTGTGGTCAGCAGCGTATTACGATTCGGGTGCCTTTGCTGCGACTGCATCATGACGTGCAAACCTTCAAGGGGCGTGCCGTGGTGGATACCCAGAAGACACTCCAACAGATGGAACGGGAACGCACCGAGTACCGGGCGGCGCTGAGCTGGATGAAATCAGTCAGCATACAGCTGGATCCGGACACTGGAAGGGGACTGGAAAAATTTCGCAAAGCGCAGCGACACGTTAAGACGGCCAAGACGAAGTTCGACAAGTactcgttggattgtttggagaAG ATTGATCTGCTAGCAGCTGCTAGATGCAACATGTTCTCCCACGCGTTGGTGGGCTATCAGAACTCGATGCTTCAGTTTGCGAAGAAGAGCAACGAAACATACAAAACAGCACTAAAGAGCCTCTCAAAGGACCCGCACTACAACTTTTCCATTCTAAAGGAACTCACTCAAGCGAACCCCAATACCAAGGAGGAGGAAACAGAAGGTCAGGACCAAGTGGACAAACCGGCAGACGATGATCAAATGCTGTTCTTTCAG GACGAATTCAAAGACGAAGATGTCGAAAAGAAGCCAAATGAAGCTAAACCGACAAGTTTCAATCCGGATGATGACGATCAACTTCTCTCGGAAAATCCTGCGGCAACAAACCTTCTGTCGGACATTCCTCAGCTTGACCTTAACAACGAACTGAAATCCCGAACTGACCCAACTTCGGCTTCTGCAGACCTACTCGGTCTAACCATGGACGATGAATTTTCCGACTTCCTTTCCTCGCCGGCTCCGTTCATGCCATCGACTTTGCTCACAAATCCGGAAACCATCATACCGTCCACCTTGGATCACATTTCCGATCTCGAGCAGTTCCCTGCACCGATGAATCCGAAGTCCGAGAAGACATCACGTGACATGTTTGAAACTATACTGTCCCGCATCCCCAGGAGTTCCAACGCGAATGGAGTGGTAGCATCTGGTCATGCGCCGGATGCGAAGAAATCTCACAAAGATGGCAAGACGGGTAAGGATCTCTCCGGATGGTACCAGCTGTTCGCCGAGTTGGATCCGCTTTCCAATCCGGACGCAATTCCGTCCAAGGCTGATGTGCCCAACAACAGTTTGGCGGCTTAG